The DNA segment AGCCTTGCTGAGGCCCATGCCTGTGAAATGGGCGTGTTCGGTAACTCGCTGCGTGAGAGTCCCGCTCTGAGACAAAAAGGCTAAAAAGCCAGGATTTGCAGGTATCTGACCCCAGAGCATCAAGCGGGAAGCGGGCACGTAAGGCCCCATACAATTGGGGCCGATGATGTTGAGTTTACCTTTTAAGGCGACCCGCTGGATCTCCCTTTCCAAATGGGAACCTTCAAGCGTTCCCAGCTCTTTGAACCCAGAAGTTAGAATATGAAGGTTGTGGATTCCTTTCCTACGGCATTCTTCCAGCACCGATGGAATGAGTTTGGCGGGAACGCAAACGATGGCCAGGTCTACGGCTTCCGGAAGGGCGGCAAGGTTGGGATAAACGGGCAAGCCGTTGATCTCACGAGCGGTAGGATGAATCAGATAAATCCGCCCGGGATAACCTGCCCGCTGCAAATTTTTCAAGAAAAATTGGCCGCCGAGGCCACTGTAGGTACGAGATATGCCCACGATAGCTAAACTTTCAGGAAAGAAAATTTTGCCAAAGATCTTTCTCCGTTCCGCCTCCATTCGTTTGGTCACAACCTCCGCAATTAGAATATTTTGGGGGACGCAGATGAACAATCAAAGCGCTTGGTCCGTATTCCATCTGCTGGGCATTATAACTTGAAATCCTCAGAAAAGAAATTTTTCTAAACGTTTCCTGATACCCCCTCGCCAACATAATGGAGAAAAAGTTGACATAGGCGTTTTTCTCTCTTAATATTCTTACCGGCATCAAGAAATATTTTGGAGCAAGGGAAAAAAAGAAAGGAGTATTCATATGAGAGAAGTGGTGATCGTAGGAGGAGTCAGAACAGCGATCGGGCGCATGGGCGGAACGATTGCACGCTACCGGGCTGAAGAGTTAGGAGCCTTTGCCCTCCGGGGCATCGTAGATAAAACCGGGATTGACCCCAATGGGATCGAAGACGTGATCATGGGACTTTCCAATTCCTGGCATGCGGCCTACAACCCAGCGCGGTGGGCCGTTCTTAAGGCAGGCCTTCCCTATAGTCTTCCCGGTGCCACCGTGGAAAGACAGTGTTCTTCGGGCCTGCAGGCGATCAATTATGCGGCTACCCAGATCCTGGCCGGCCTGGGTGACATCTACATTGCCGGAGGGATGGAAAGCTGGAGCCAATGCCCCTGGATGATTCCCAGGGCCGAGGAGGCATATTCCTTCACCCCCCCGCAGATCCTCCGCCGCGAGACTGCTCCTACGGTGGAGGACAGCTTGGTCATGGGTGTTACGGCCGAGAATCTGGTGGAAAAGTATAAAATTTCCCGCGAAGAGCAGGATGCCTTTGGCTTGAGAAGCCAGGAGCAGGCTTTCCAAGCCATCCGGGCGGGTTATTTTAAAGATGAGATTATTCCCCTGATCATCTCTCAGAAAAAGGGGCAGGTTATTTTTGACACGGACGAGCATCCCCGGGAGACCTCCATAGAGAAACTGGCCACTCTGCCGCCGGTCTTTAAAAAGAACGGCACAGTAACAGCTGGAACTTCCTCCGGCCGCAACGATGGGGCGGCAGCCGTCCTGATGATGACCGCAGAGAAAGCCAAAG comes from the Deltaproteobacteria bacterium genome and includes:
- a CDS encoding thiolase family protein — protein: MREVVIVGGVRTAIGRMGGTIARYRAEELGAFALRGIVDKTGIDPNGIEDVIMGLSNSWHAAYNPARWAVLKAGLPYSLPGATVERQCSSGLQAINYAATQILAGLGDIYIAGGMESWSQCPWMIPRAEEAYSFTPPQILRRETAPTVEDSLVMGVTAENLVEKYKISREEQDAFGLRSQEQAFQAIRAGYFKDEIIPLIISQKKGQVIFDTDEHPRETSIEKLATLPPVFKKNGTVTAGTSSGRNDGAAAVLMMTAEKAKELGYQPLARWVTCAVAGVDPKIMGIGPALAMPKALQRAGLKMSDMDVVEINEAFAAQVLACVKELEAQGSPIPMEKLNPNGGAIAFGHPNGMSGTRLAIFTINELQRGGGRYGIASLCIGGGQGLATIFEKL